The Planctomycetota bacterium region GCGAGCGCCCGGCCCGTGCGGGCGTCCAGAATCATTGGCACGTATTGCCACACGGGCGCGATCTTGTCGGGGGCGAGCTGGGTGGAGCCGCAGACGCGGTATTCGCCGTGGGCGAGGCGGGTGCCGTCGGGGCTGAGGGCGAAGTCGCCCACGGCCACCGACTTCCCGAAGGCGGCGCCGGCCGTCTGCACGGCCTCGGCGGGGTACGACGCGATGGCCTCGGCTCGGTCGCGGTACCACATCTTCCGCCCGTCGAAGTCCACGGCCATCAGCCCGGTGCGCCCGCCGATGAGAATCTGCCGCAGCGGGGCGTTGATGGCGAGGTCCACCTCGGTGTTGATGGCGCCTTCCTGATAGGTGTTGAAGCCGCCGTGGAAGTCGGGCCACTCGGTCGCCGCGAAGCGCCGGAGCACGCGGCCGTCGGCGCCGTCGAGCAGGAAGACGAAGAAGCCGCGGCCCGTCGCCGCCACCGCCCGCTTGCCGGCGTCGTACCAGCGGGCGACGTAGACGTTGTGCTCGGGCAGGAACTGCTTCCAGAGCAGCGTGCCCTCGCGGCTGAAGCAGAAGAGGTTGTGGCCGAAGCCCGTGGTGCCGATGAGCGCGCGGCCCGAGGCGGCGTCCACGTCCACCGCGCGCACCAGGTCCTCGCGGCTGATCATATCTCGGAAGGCGGATGGTTGGGTGGGCGGATGGGTGGATGAATGCAGGAGAGGCGCCGGCGGTGCTTCCTTCGGTTTCGGCTCTTTCGCCGCCGCCCCTCCATTCATCCATTCATCCAACCCTCTGTTCGCGAATGCACCAGTCCCTTGCGCCATGCCCTCCTCGTCGTTAGCCAGTATCGCAATAGTGTCGTGCTCGTTGGAGAAGCCGCGCCGCACCCAGGCCACGACGGCGCGGCCCGGGCCGGGGAAGCCGGCCGACACAGGCGTGTCGAGCACGTCGCGGCGCACGAGGGCCTCGATGAGCCGATTCTCGAAGCGCCTGCCCAGCAGAATGAGGGGGGCGTCCACGAACAGGCCGGGGTCCACGAGGTTGCCGCGCCACAGGCGGGCGCCGTCCAGCGTGGGCGCCTCGTCATTCCAATCGGCAGGCAGGCAGATCACCTCGGAAACACGCGCCACCCTTGCGGCGCGGCCGCTCGCGGCGAGGGCCTTGGCCAGGGCTTCGGCGTGGGGCCGCACCCAGGGCTGGTCATCGTCCACGGCGATCGTCACCGCCTCCTTGCCCGCGAGGAAGTCGCGCACCCGCTCGGCGTCGCCGATCCACACGGGGCGGGTGTCGAGCGTGGCGGAGGGCGCCTTGCCGGGCCTCACCTCGATGGCGGCCTCAGCGACGGCGCCGCTGATCAACTCACGCACCCGCAGCCGCCAGGCTCCTGCGGGGATGCTGGCCGGCAAGTGGATCGCGCTCCGGTGCTCCGGCGCCGCGGCGCGGTAGAGGGGGAAGTCGGCGGCAGGCAGGCGGCAACCGGCAGGAAGAGCGGAGGGAGGCGCGAGGGTGACCTCGATGGGAAATGCCGCATCAATGGGCGCGCCCGACTTGTCCTGGACGGCCACCTGGTACTCCAGGTCGGAGCCGGCGACCACGGCAGCCGGCGCGGCAAGCGCCACACGGCCAATCTCGGCGGGGAGGAAGGCGTAGAGCTTCCCAGGATAGTACCGCAGGTCGGCCTGGAGCGACATCCAGTCGCCTTTCGGCGTCGGCTCGCTCTTCACCGCGACCGGCTTCATCTCGAGCACGTCGTAGCACGCGGGCGGGCGCTTCGGGAAGCGCAACGTCGGCGCATCAGGGGCCTGGTAGAGGGTCTTGTAGAGACCTGTGAACTTCGTGGGCGCGAAGTTGGGCACCACCAGGTACTCGGCCTGGCCGCAACGGAGCCAGTCGGGGCCGACGAGAAGGCTGTGCTCCGCTGCGGGCGGGATGCGTTTCGACAGGAACGCCCCGACCAGCCTGGTCATCTCCTCGGTCTGGTCGAAGACGGTCTCGAACTCGAAGTCAATGTTGCGCGGGAAGGCGCCGCCGAGCTTGTCATCGTATTCATCGAGGTCGGAATCCAGCCGCACGATGCCCTCGATGGGCAGCCGGCTCGAACGCTCGACGGCCACCGTCTTGCCCGCGTCCACGAGGCGCTTGAGCGCGGCGAGCAGGTCGGGCGGCGTCTCCCCCTCGAGGGTGAAGCCGGGCGCGAACACCACCTCATAATCCATCCCCCTCCCCTCGCGAATCTGCCGGTCACAGAGGAAGTCGGCGGGGAATCCTGCCCGCACGCAGGCCACCCACAGCCCCTCGCACGTGCACGACAGGTTCTCGGGCTTGCGTGGGGCCAGATGGTCGGCTTGGCGCGAGTAGTAGATGGCCACCTTGCGGTAGCCCCTCTCCAGCCTGGTGAAGAGGTCGCCGTAGCGGGTGCACAGGGCGTCGGTGAGGTCGCGCACGACGTCGCGATTGTCAATGGCCTCGGGGTGCTCGTAGTCGTGCGGGATCGTGAAGAAGGCCAACCCGTCCACCTTCTGCGACAGGGCAAAGAAGGCCTGGCGCACGATGTGGTCGCCGAACAGCGGCGGCGCGCCGAACGTGTGAAGCTGCGTCCACACCGGCAGGCCATCACGCACGCGCATCACGTCGGCCTGCATCGGCGCGAAGACGGGGCGGTCGCCGTAGCCGCCATCCTTGTACATCACGCAGGCGGCGAGGTCGAGGTCGGCGAAGACGTCGTCGGAGGTGCCGTTGGGCGCCAGGTTGCCGCCATTGCCGCCCCAGAAGCGCTGGAGGGTGAGGTTCCGCGCGGCGGGGAGGACGGACTTGGCCGCGCGCGACATGCGGGCCGAGAAGTCGCGCCAATAGGCGTCCATGTGCTCGGCCCAGGCTCGGTAGGCCGCGAGGTCCTCCGGCTTGCGCTGGCTGGGTGGGCGCCCGACGAAGCGGTCGAGGGCCTTCACGGCGTCGGCGCTGGTCGCGCCCCTGTGCTTCTCGCGGAAGGCCACCTCTTGGGCTTTGAGGAAGATCTGCGACATGGCCGTGCCCGTGTCGGCGGTGTCGTAGAACTCGTCGTACAGGCACAGGCCCTTGAGCGCGGGGCTGTGCCGCACGGAGGCCGCTTCGAGGCTGATGTAGCGCTCGCACGCGTCGAACGTCTTCGGCTCGCGCGGGAGCATGGTGTCGTTGTAAGTGAACACGTTCTCGTAGAAGGCCAGGTTGTGGCGCACGCAGGCGTTGAGGAAGCGGTCGCGGCCGCTGGGCTGGCCGTAGCTCTCGGCGGGGCCCAGCTCGGGCCGCTCGCGCACCAGTTGCTCCAGGTCGCCGTCGCGGCGGAACACGCGGCTGATGTCGTAGGTCATGCCAACGAAGGCGTTGTAGCCCATCGCGGCGATCTCACGGGCGAGGTCCTCGGCGCCCTCCCCGGTTCGCAGCACGCGCTGATACTGGTCGCCCATGACGTTGTACTTGCCATAGAGCACGTTGGCGAAATGCGTTCGGGGCGTGGGGTCCACCATCTCGATGGAGAGCGGGCGGGTGGCGTGCCCGCCGACGCGTGCCTCGACCCGGTAGCGGCCTGGGGCGAGGGCGCGGCTGGCCGAGGCGTCCATCCGTAGGATGAAGGTCTCGCGCTTCTCGATCGCCTTCGCCGTCTTCTCGCGTAGCAGCGGAGAGCGTGCGCCGGCCGAGTCCACAAGGTCGGCCTCGATGGGCGCGCCGGCGGCGAGCGGCCGGCCGAGCGCGAGGACGCTGAGGCCGATCCAGAATGCCTCGCCGCGGAAGAATGCGTCGCGGCCCCGCTGGGTGAACAAGCCGATGCCCACGGGGCGTTCTCGCGCGACGGAGACCCACTGCTCGCTGAACAGCGGCGGCGCGCCGTCGGGCCGCACGCCCAGGCGCAGGCGGTAAACGCCGTCGGGCGTCTCCCCGATGGCCACCTTCACGGCACCGTCCTCACCTGCTTCCACCTTCAGGTCGGCCCATGGGCCGCCGTCGTACGGCTGCATCCGGGCGAAAGCCGGCGAACTGAGCCGCTCACCTGCGCTCGCGGCTCGCACGCGGGCCTGGAGGCTGCCGCCGGGGCGCAGGTGCCGGGTGGCGGACTCGACCACGACCACGCGCGGCACGCCGGTCGCCTTGTCGGGCACATCCAGTCGCAAGCTCTTCAGCGGCAGGGTGCGCAGGTCGCCGTCCACGTCGAGCGTCGGCCCCTCTTCGGAAATCCGGATGTGGTACGGTTGCTGCCTGGGATACCAGTTGGTGAGGAACCTCCGTCCCGCATCGTGGCTGCCCCACACGAACTGCTCGACGCCCGGCACGACCAGTCTTGCCCCAACGGGGCCCTCGACGGGGAAGCCGTAGAGCGGGACCTCGATGACGCCCTTCGCGACCCGCAATCCCTCGACGCTTTGGCCGCCGCCCGCGCCGGGGGATATGCCGTCCGCGCTCAGGTGAAACGTGAGACCCAAGGGGTGCGCGACGTAGCCCTTGCCCACCTGGTTGGCCGGCAGCCAGATGGTGAGCGGGGCGAACTTGTCGAATACAGGCAGTAGTTCGCGGGCTTTCGCGGTGCTGCCCCCTGTCCTTCCCTTCTCACTCTCGCCTTCAGTCTCGCTCTTCGCGTGGTCGGCCGCTTCGCGAAGCGTGAGGTCGGGCAGCGGCGTCACGCGCATCGCCATCGGCAGATCGCCCTCGTCAGGGTTCGCGCGGAAGGCTCGAATGGTAACCGGATAGCATCGGATGCGCACGACCTGCCCCTCGACGGCCAGATCGGGGTCGGCCGAGGCCACCGCGCCCTCTTTGTCTACCGTGAACACGTGATCGCCCGGCCAGATCGTGTGGTTCCCGGGTTTCAGGGCCGCTTTGGCCACAGGCACGCGGCCGATGTACTTCTTCTCGTGATAGCGCTCGAAGACCGGTTCCCCGTCGAGAAGCACGTTCCGCGCCCAGCACCCGAGGTCGAGGCCGACCTTCACGGCCTCCATGCCGCGCTCGGTGGGCACGATCTCGGTGATGGGCCGTTGGCGCTCCAGTTTGTCCACGGTCACGCCGGGCTGATCGTAGGGGACCAGGCGCAGCTCGACCTCCACCGCGCCGCCGAGGGCGGCGACGGCCATGGCCCATGACACAACGGCCAATGACCAACAGGCAAGTCGGCCGCGGCATCCCTCGTTGGTCCTTGGGCATCGGGCTCTGGCCATTCGAATCGGCCTCAATGCGTCAGGGCGAAGAGAATCCAGTTGGTCACCTGCTGGTAGATCATCTCGCGGTACCGGTTGTCGCCACCGTGGCCAATGCCCTCGCCGATGGGGTTCGAGGCGGTGGGCGGCGTGGAGATCTCCCACGCGCAGCCGTCGTCGTTCGGGCTGAAGAAGACGGCGGGCCGGTCGTCGAGAAGGAAGTAGAGCCAGGGCCTCGTGAACGCCTCGCCGGGCCAGGGCGTGGGGTAGATCATCTTGAACGCGTCGGCCACGCGCGGGTCGGTCTTAAGCAGCCAGATCGGCTCGGCGCCGGGAATGAGCTTCGAGACCTCGGGCCGCACGCTGTCGGCGAACGGGCTGCCGCGCAGGTAGCAGTCGTCGAGGTACAGCGTACCGCCGCGCTCGAGCCAGCGCTTGAGGTTCGCGGTCTCCTTTTCGTTCAGGCTCCAGCGAGTGTGCGCCGTGAGGTAGACAAGGGTGTATTCGAAGAGCTCGTCGCTGGCCAGGTCGAGGCCCTCGTTGTCGGTGTAGACGGGCAGGTCGGTGCGCTGATTCACCTGGTAGAGCAGGTAGGGAATGGCCGTAGGGTCGGCATCCCAGTCCACGCCAGGCATGGCCGGCTTGATGCGGCGGAGGGCGATCCTGTTGCGGCGCTCCTTGGCCTCCGCGGCTGAGCGTTGGCGCGCCTCCCTGGCCGAAAGCTCGGTGCGGTTCATCTCGCCGGCCCGTTCGGCCCAGGTGCTGCCGCGCGAACGGGCATCCAGGAGGAGGACAACGAGGACGGGCAGAAGCAGAGCTCTCATTGGTCACTCAACCCCGGAGAGAAGGCGGAAGTAATCCCCCACCGCGTCCTCGGCCCCGCTGGGCCAGGTCTCGTCGGCCACGCGCGACTTGAGGTCGTGCCGGGCGACCTCCTGCCGCGCCTCGGTGCGGACGGTGCGGACGGGCTCGACCAGGAGATCGGTCTCACGCTTGATCTTCACGAGTCCGCCGAGCAGGCCCTGGGCGTCGAAGCCGAAACGCTTCTCAGTGAACGCGGCCAGGTCGGGCCGGACGATGACGATCTCGACGGGCTGCGCGCGGCCCAGGCGTGGCCCGGTCTCTGTGTTGTTGTCGCGCGCCAACACGTTCAGGGTGATTCGGTCACCTGCCTCCAGCGGCGGGCTGAGGCCCTTGAACAGGTCGGCGAACCGGCCCCGCACGCGGTCGCGCGGCGGGTCGAAGCGCTGCGACTGCGAGCCCTGCCGCACCGGCCGCCCGAGCAGCGGATCCACACCCTCGACCTTGAGGTCCAAGGTCACCTCGGCCACGCCGAAGTCATCGTCGGCCGTCCACCCCAGGGCGAAGGCGGCCGCCTCTTCGGCCATCATCGTGAGCTTGCGGTTGCGCAGCAGCACCTGCACGGTCGGCGCCTCGTCGGCCTGGGTGGCCACCTCGAACGAGAGCGGCCGCTCCATCTCGAAGCCAGGGCCGCAGACCCCCGTGAGGTGCAGGCTCGCGCGCTCGGGGCGCGCCAGGGTAAACGAGAAGTGCCCGAACCGGCCGCTGACGGCCACCGGCTGGCGCGACCCATCGAGCCACTCGACCCAGCAGTGATCAGGGTGCAGGTCGGTGGTGGACGCGAAGCTCACCAGCACGTCGGTGCCCACCAGCCCCTGAAGGCGCGCCACATAGCCCACGAGCGTGCGCGGCGCTTGCCCCGTGTAGGCGGGATAGGCCAGTTCGTAGTGGATGGCGCTCACCGCCGGCAGGTCCCCCACGGTCACCGTGTGCTGGGCACTCCGTCGGCCGGCGCACTCGAACTCGTAGGTGAAAGACTCTTCCGCCCTGGCCACCTCGAAGGACGCGCTGCCCTGGGCCAGCGCGAGCACGCTGGCGATCGGCTTGGGCAGGGCCTTGTCTCTGCCCAGCTCCTGCCGCACGAGGGTCACCTGGCGCCGCCGTGCACCACGGGCCTCGACGCGGAGCGTCACGGGCCGGCCGCGCACCACCGCCACGTCGCCCGGATGCACAACGAGAGTCACAGGGAACAGGGAATCGAGGACGACGGCCCAGGCATCTCCCAACCGCTCGACACGTGCCCGCACCGCGTCCCGGGCGAACACAAGGCACAGTACACAGAGGAGAGCGGTCGAGGCCGCGACGCGTAGGAGGCGTCTGGGGCGGCGCAGGTCGAGCAGGCGGCAAAGGTCCATCTCGGCGAGCCGCCGCACCGTGCGCTCGAGAAGCGCGTGGACGAGACCCGCCGAATAGCCCAGCGGCCCCTTGGCCTCGGCCACCTCGCGCCCGAGCTGGAGCGAGCCGATGAGCTGGTTGTCGAGTTGGCCGTGGAGCGCTTCGATCAGCCGCGCCTCTCTCTCGACCTGGATTCGCCGCAGCATCGCCGGCACGAGGCGCAACGTCACGGCCCCCAGCGCGGCCAGCACCGCCAGCACGAACAGGGCCAGGAGCGGCCACGCGGGCAGCCGCACAGCCCAGTCGAGCGCGAACCACGCCAGCAGCGATCCAGGCCCCAGGATCACGACCCAGGCAAGGCCCTCGGCCATGGCCCAGCGCTTGCGCGACAGGCCGAAGCCGCGGACAGCGGCCACGACCGAGCTCAGGGGATTGCGGATTGCGGACTGCGGGTCGTGGGAACCCATGGAAGCATGACCCCGTCCCTTCGCGTCCTGGTCCGCAATCGGCGTCCCGCGCTCCAGGTTCATACCATCCCCCTCCTCTTGCGGAGGAAGCAATCGGCGGCCACGATGGCGACCATGAGGACCATCGTAACCGGCAGATTCCAGAGGGCAATGGTGGCCGTGGTGGTGAGTCGCCGTGGAGCCAACGTCAACGCGGTGGGCAGAGCGGCGGCCTCCTCGGGCGTGAAGACACGGCCGCCGGTGCCCTCCGCGAGCTCAGCCATGGCCTCGGGCTTCGCGCGCGGGTCGTCCAGCTCCTCATCGCCCTCCCCCGCCACGATCTCGTCGCGGGTGGTCCTGCCACCGAGCGTCACGGCCACCTGCCACGGACCGGGCTCGTCGAGGGTGATCGTGTACTCGTAGAGGCCGGGAGCATCACGGCCGTCGCGAGGGTAGATATGCCGCGTCCTGCCCGAGGGGCTGGTGACAGCGACCCGCAGGTCGGCCTCGCGGATGGGGTGGAATGCGGGGTCCACCAGCCGGGTCGCCAGGGTGATGGACTCGCCAACGGCGGCGCGCGACTGGTAGTGCAGCACCTGCGGCATGTTGGGCTCGAGGCGCGGGTCCGGTGCGAGGAAGCGCACCACGTTGCCCCAGAAGCGGCGGAAGTGGTCCTCGCCCTCCGCCGGCCGCATCATCTCCCAGCGCCACGTGGTGTCCATTGCGAGCGACAGCACCTTGCCCCGGCCGACGTTCTGGATGGCCATGACCGGCATTGCGGATTGCGGACTACGGGTCGCGGTTTGGGAGCCGGGCGGGCTGCTCTCGTTGAACTCCCGGACGGCGAGGAGGGTGGCGCCGGGCTTGATGCGCTCGATGCGGTTGCAGCCGTCGAGCGTCGGCAGGTCGAGCCAGGCGTCGCGGTTGGCCTGCGAGTCCCACGCGAGTTGCATGAGGGGGTGGCAGAGGCCGAGCGGCGTGGCGATGATCTTGAAGGTGCTGGCGGCCTGCGGCTGGCGCGTCGGCTCGACCGCGAAGGGCAGGATGGCAGCGAGGGGCGAGCCCTGGTACTGTCCGGCGGCGTAGACGTTCTGCCCTCCAAGCGTCACGAGCCCGCCGCCGCGGCGGGCCACGAAGTCCACGAGCCGCTGCATGCGCGTCTCCATGACGTCGCCGCCGACGCGGAAGCAGGCGCGCGGGATGTCGCCCAGGATGATCACATCGTACTGGTAAAGGTCGGCCTCGCGGTCGGGCAGGCCGTCGGCCACGTCCTTATGGCGGAGCGCGCCCTGGGCGTACCAGCCGCCCTTGGGCAGCAGCGTGAGGCTCGCCAGGTCCACCACGGGGTCGCGCGCGAGCCAGTGGGCGACGATCTTGCGCTCGTCGCGCGGAATGTCCACCAGGAGCACCCGAATCTTCGCATCCACCACCTGCACCTTGTGTTCGGCGGCCTGGAGGCGGGCGGTGGCCGGATCGCGGACCCCTTCCAGCGCAAAGCGGTACGTGCGCGTGCCGGCACGCGTGGGCCTGGCCACCAGGGGCACGGCGACAGGCTCTGTGCCGAGGCGGATGTTCTCGCGGACCGCCACGGGCTCCTGGCGGCCGTCCTCATGAAGCAGCACGCGGACCGTCTGCTCGCCCAGTTCGGTGGCCGAGAGCGAGGCCGTGAGGCGCAGTTCGTCGCCCAGGCGAACGTAGGGGGCGGCCTCGGAGACGCGGACCTTGGCCACCCTCGGGGCGCCCGGGCTGCCGAAAACCACAGGGTAGACGGGCAAGCCGCGCGCGGCGAGCAGCGGGGCAACGAGGCTGCTGCGCGTGCTCGCCGTGTCGTTGCCGTCGGTGAGAAGAACGATCGCCTGGAGGTCGCTCTCGCGGCGCGCCACCTCTTCGACCGCGGCAATGAGGCGTGTCATGCCCTGGGCCTGTGGGCGGGCCGCTTCTGCCTCGCGGGCAGCGGGAGCCTCGCCCGCATAGAGCCGCCAATCGAAGGCATAGGGCACCAGGTTCGCCCTGTGGCCCAGGCGGGCGAGAGGGCCGGCGGCAAAGGCGCGGGCGGCCTCGAGCCGGCTCTGCCCCGAGGCGTCGCGCAGGCTCATGCTCCCCGACGTGTCGGTGAGCACGGCCACGTTGGCCGGCACCGCGCGTTCGAGGGTGAGTCGGAGTTCGACCTGGCACAGCATTCCCGCCAGGAGGGCGAAGCCCGCCAGCCGCAGCGTCGCCAGGGCCACGCGCGCGCGCCAGCGGACCACGTTCTGGGGCAGCAGATTGAGGGCCGCCACCACGCCAGCAACCAGCGCGAGAACAGCCAGGAACACCCCCGCCGCCGGCCACGCCGGGTAGAGCGCCCACCGGACGGCGCGGGCCACCGTCCCAGGAGACTCGATGCCGAGCAGCCAGTAGAGAGCGCTCATTGGCTGGCCTCCTGGCTGCGCTGGCGTTCGCGGCGCGCGTTGAGCGCCCACCCGATGAGGCCCTCGAGCGCGTAGGCGATGAAGAGCAGGGCGGCCAGCAGTGGCCACAGCTCGCCGCCCGCGGGCGTCAAGCGGAGCGGCTCGCCTGCGGCCGCCACCCGAACCCCCTGCCCAAAGAGGTCCGCCAGCTCCGCCTCGGTGATGCGCTCGGTGCGGCTCTCGCGCGGGTCGTGGTTCACGGCCAGCGGACGGCCCGTCGCGGCGCGGCGTGCCGCGCCTTCCGACGGCTTCTGGAGCGCATAGTGGCCCACGGGCAGGCTGGGGACGAGGAGGGTTCTGTCGGGTCCGATGGCCAGCCGCAGCGGCGAGGCCGGCGCCCCCCGTGGCGAGAGTTCCAACTCGTCGAGGAAGGCGAATGCGGGCTCGGAGACGTCGAGCACGGCCGGCCGCGCGGCCGTGAGCACGTCGGGCCGGCGTGGCCGCAGGTCGCCCGAGAGGTACCCCAGCAACTGCCACATCAGGGCGGGGAACACCCGCGTGCGGGCGAGGTTGCCGCGGTCGAGTTCGAAACCAAAGGCCAGCAGCGCGGCCCGGCCCTGCCCCACGGCCATCTCGGCGGCCAGCGGCGCACCGTCGGTGCCGACGAGCATCGCCGAGGCCGTCGGGGCAAGCTGTCGGAGCTCCCGGACGGCGGCGAACCGCACGGCCGAGAGGTCGCCTTTGAGCCTGTCGCGGAAGGGAGCCAGCACGGGGTGCTGCGCCCCGGCAGGCCGGAGGCCGATGGGCGGGTCGAGCGTCCGCTCGTTGCCCACCTGGGCTGGGGAGAGCGAGGCGAAGGTTCGGTTGAACTTCATGGCGTGGGTGCCGCCGCCGCACACGAAGAGCAGCGCGCGCCCCTGCCGAGCGAAGGCCTCGAGGTCCTTCAGCGCCTGCTCGCTGAGCGTGCTCACGTCGTGGAGGACAATGACGTCGTACTTGCTCAGGGGCTGGCCGGCAAGGGCCTCGGGCGTCACCGCGGTGGTGTGAATCCCTGTGCCGTGGGGCTGGCCGAGTTCGCGGCCGGGGTTGAGGGCGAAGCGCAGGATGCGCACGCCGTCGAGCAGCCCCTCACTGCGGCCTGCGGACCGCGGATTGCGGATTTCAGACAGGCCTGATGGGAGACCTGGCTCGGCGCGGCCCTCCGCGGGCGGAGCGGCATCGTGAACGATGAGGACCCTGCGCGCATCGGCCACGTCGAGCGGGACGGCGAACCGGTTGTCCCCCGGCCGCCCGTCATCGCCATCGAGGCACACCTCGGCTATCGCCTGCCCCGCGCGCGTGGCGCGGAGGGTCAGGTCCACATCCGCTTCGCCGCCGGGCGCCAGGGCGATCTCCTTGATGAGGGGTTCGCGGCGCTCGCCGACGGCCAGTTGAAGCTTCGCCTTGCGCTCGGCGGTGCCCGCGTTGAGCACGCGGGCCACGATGTGCGCGTCGTCGCCCATCTGGACGCGCGAGCCGCGCACGCGGGCCTCCAGGATGGCGAGGTTGTCGGCCTGGGCCCCCGCGAGGTCGAGGAGCACTATCTCGAGCTTGCGGCCGAGTTCGGCCTGCGCGTCCCGGATGCGGCGCAGGTCCTCGCTGTTGCGCGCTTCGAAGGCGGAGGCCGCCAGATCGGTGAGGACCACGATCTGCGAGCGCGCCTCGCGCCGGCCGCGCAACAGGTCGCAGCCCGCGGCCACCGCCCGCACCAGGCCGCGCCCCGCCCCGTCGGTGGCGGCGAGGCCGGAGAGGGCGCGAATCGCCTCGTGGGGCGCCGGGTGAAGGGGAACGATCGGCTCGGCGTCCTGGGCAGCGGCGATCAGCGCACACCGGCTGGGCGCGGCCACCTCGCGCAGCAGCGCGTCGGCTTGGGCCTTCGCCAGGTCCATCAGCGGCGCAGGGCGGCCGTCGGCCGGGCGCGTGCCCAGGGCCTGCATGCTGGCCGAACAGTCCACCACGACGACCAGATTGCGCGCGGCGGGACCGAACGGCGTCCAGGCCGTGAAGAGCCGGGCCATCGCCAGCGCGAGGAGAGCCAGCACGGCGAGACGCAGGAGGAGCTGCCCCACATCCACCAGCCGCATCGCGAACACGTTCGTCCGCTCGTCGGCCCGCAGGAACTGGATGGTCGGGAAGTCCTGGACCTGGTACTTGTGGCGCGCGATCAGGTGGAGTGCGACCGGGATGGCCAGCGCCACGAGCCCGAGCAGCATGCCGGGGAACAGCAGGCTCATCGCGCCCTCTCCCTGCGGTAGAGGAGGTAGTCGCGCAGCACCAGCTCGATGGGCTGCGAGGTGTCCACGAAGCGGTAGTCGGCGCCGCACGCCACGGTGCCGCTCTCGATGCGGCGGCGGAAGCGCTCGAGGCGGTCGAGGTAGAGCGGCCGCTGGCGCAGCGGGTCGCTCATCAGGGCGGCGCCCGTCTCCATGTCGCGGAAGGTGGTAAGCGGCTTGAAGGGGAACGCCACCTCGTCATGGTCGAGGAGATGGAGGACGATCACGTCGTGCCCCCGGGCGGTCAGGTGGCGGATACCGTCCACCACGGCGCGCGCATCGCCGTAGCAGTCGCTGAGGACAAGCACGATGCCCCGGCGAGTAAGGCGCCGGCCGATGGCCTCGAGCACGCGGGCGAGGTCGGTCTGGCCCTGGGGCTCGATGGCCTCGAGCCGCGAAAGCAGGGTGTAGAGGTGGCGCTGCCCCTGCCGGGGCGGCAGGAACTCGCGCAGCGCGTCGCCGAAGGTCGCCAGGCCGGGCGAGTCCTGCTGCCGGTGCACGAGGAAGGCCACGGACGCGGCCAGATAGCTGGCGTACTCCAGCTTCGTCAACCTGTCGCGGTCCGCCGGCCGATAGCCCATCGAACGGCTGGTGTCGAGCAGGCACACGACGTTCATGTTCGATTCCATCTCGAACCGCTTGACGAAGTAGCGTTCGGTGCGGGCGAGCATCTTCCAGTCAATCGTGCGCGGCTCGTCGCCGGGCGAGTACTCGCGGTGGTCCACGAACTCGACGCTGAAGCCGTAGAACGGGCTGCGGTGGCGCGACGCGTAGAGGCCCTCGACGAGCAGGCGCGCG contains the following coding sequences:
- a CDS encoding DUF4159 domain-containing protein; protein product: MRALLLPVLVVLLLDARSRGSTWAERAGEMNRTELSAREARQRSAAEAKERRNRIALRRIKPAMPGVDWDADPTAIPYLLYQVNQRTDLPVYTDNEGLDLASDELFEYTLVYLTAHTRWSLNEKETANLKRWLERGGTLYLDDCYLRGSPFADSVRPEVSKLIPGAEPIWLLKTDPRVADAFKMIYPTPWPGEAFTRPWLYFLLDDRPAVFFSPNDDGCAWEISTPPTASNPIGEGIGHGGDNRYREMIYQQVTNWILFALTH
- a CDS encoding BatA domain-containing protein, with product MSLLFPGMLLGLVALAIPVALHLIARHKYQVQDFPTIQFLRADERTNVFAMRLVDVGQLLLRLAVLALLALAMARLFTAWTPFGPAARNLVVVVDCSASMQALGTRPADGRPAPLMDLAKAQADALLREVAAPSRCALIAAAQDAEPIVPLHPAPHEAIRALSGLAATDGAGRGLVRAVAAGCDLLRGRREARSQIVVLTDLAASAFEARNSEDLRRIRDAQAELGRKLEIVLLDLAGAQADNLAILEARVRGSRVQMGDDAHIVARVLNAGTAERKAKLQLAVGERREPLIKEIALAPGGEADVDLTLRATRAGQAIAEVCLDGDDGRPGDNRFAVPLDVADARRVLIVHDAAPPAEGRAEPGLPSGLSEIRNPRSAGRSEGLLDGVRILRFALNPGRELGQPHGTGIHTTAVTPEALAGQPLSKYDVIVLHDVSTLSEQALKDLEAFARQGRALLFVCGGGTHAMKFNRTFASLSPAQVGNERTLDPPIGLRPAGAQHPVLAPFRDRLKGDLSAVRFAAVRELRQLAPTASAMLVGTDGAPLAAEMAVGQGRAALLAFGFELDRGNLARTRVFPALMWQLLGYLSGDLRPRRPDVLTAARPAVLDVSEPAFAFLDELELSPRGAPASPLRLAIGPDRTLLVPSLPVGHYALQKPSEGAARRAATGRPLAVNHDPRESRTERITEAELADLFGQGVRVAAAGEPLRLTPAGGELWPLLAALLFIAYALEGLIGWALNARRERQRSQEASQ
- a CDS encoding DUF58 domain-containing protein encodes the protein MPAMRFLDANILRSLAHIELRARLLVEGLYASRHRSPFYGFSVEFVDHREYSPGDEPRTIDWKMLARTERYFVKRFEMESNMNVVCLLDTSRSMGYRPADRDRLTKLEYASYLAASVAFLVHRQQDSPGLATFGDALREFLPPRQGQRHLYTLLSRLEAIEPQGQTDLARVLEAIGRRLTRRGIVLVLSDCYGDARAVVDGIRHLTARGHDVIVLHLLDHDEVAFPFKPLTTFRDMETGAALMSDPLRQRPLYLDRLERFRRRIESGTVACGADYRFVDTSQPIELVLRDYLLYRRERAR